The genomic window GGGCTCGTGCCGGCCCGGCCCCTCCGGGCCGTCGGCGTGTCGCCACCTGGTGCGTCTCAAGCAGCCGGGTGAGGGTCTCGCCACCCACGCCGAGCTCCGCTCTGATGCGGAGCATGGACAGCCCTTCCACGTCGTACCGCTGACGCCAGTACGCCGGGAACGAGTCGAAGCCCAGCGCGGTCAGCGTTGCCTCCAGGCGACGGCTTGCAGAGCGAGCCGTGCTCCGGCGAGTGAGAGCCGTGGTCTCCAAGGTCTGCGCCCGGCGCTCCGCCCGAGCGGAGCCGGCAGGCTGCGCCTCGTGACTCAGCTGCAGGAGCTCGCCTGAGCGGGCGAGCGCCTGGCCACGGGCCAGGCCCTCACGCACGGCTGGCAGCCGGTAGCGGCGGTGGCCCTCATTAGCCCTCGCCGCCAGCAAGGCAGGCGAAGCAAGCGGCGTGGTCCTGTTAAGCCCCCAGCGCTCCCGGTAATCGTCCGCCGTCAGACCGTGCGCCTGGCGCACATGGGAGGACAGGAAGCGGTACGGCGAGCCGCACTCGTGGCACAGGACCGCCTCGCCACCGTCAGCGGTAGCGAGGCGTCCGTAGGCCGTCCCCGAGGCAGGCTCCATGCCTGCCCATCGGCAGGGTGCGATGCCAGCCACTGCCCCGGTCGGGCGGTCCTGCGCGCGGGCAGTCAGATGACGCGCGGACGCTGAGGCAGGCTGATTAGGCCCCGCCGGCGGTGCCGGTCAGGCGGACCACGTTCCTGGTCTGCTGCCGGTCCCTGTAGGCCGCGTCTAGCCGCGCTGCGACGTCGTCAAGGTCCTGGTCGAAGAGATCGGCGTAGACGTTGAGCGTCATGGCCGCGTCCTTGTGGCCGAGCATCGCCTGGACCACCTTCACGTTGGCACCGCTCTGCACCGCGAGGCTGGCGGCTGTGTGCCGCAGCCCGTGCGGTGTGAGCCCCTCGAGCCCTGCCGCGATCACGGCCTTGTCGAAGACGCGCTTGCGCCAGTTGGGCAGCCGCAGGGCGCTCCCTTGAGGCGACGTGAAGAGCAGGTCGTTCGGGCCCTTGTCCTGCATGAGCCGCTCGAAGTCGGCCAGCAGGAACGGCGGCACCGCCACCGTGCGCCGGCTTGTCCTGGTCTTGGTCGTGTCGTAGATCAGCTTGCCGCGGATGTCCGCTACAGCCTCCTCCACGAGGAGGCGCTTGCGTAGCAGGTCCACGTGCCGAACGCGCAGGGCCGAAGCCTCGCCCCAGCGGAGGCCGCAGTAGGCCAGCACGAGCATGAGGGGCCGGTACTCCCCCGCCGCGTCAGCGAGGGCTGCCACCTGCTCGTGGGTGAGGTACCGCTTGCGGGCGGGAGCCTCGACCTTTGGGAGGAAGTTGGCACGACGACCGCGCACGTCAGCGGGACGTGCCGGGTTCTTGGTCAGGCGCCCGTCAAGCACGGCAGCATCCAGCACGGATGCCAGGAGGTTGTAGGCCTGCCGCCGCCGGGACGCCGACAGCAGAAGTCCGCGAGCCCCGGTCATGCCGGCGACCCACGCTCGTACCGCCGAGTGCGTCACCCGGTCCACTCTCACGGTGCCCCAGGTAGGCAGCACGGCGGTTGTCAGCAGGTTCTCGTAGGACAGGCGGGTCTTGGGCTTCACGGACAGCGTAGCCAGCCAGTGCTCGCACAGCTCACCCACCGTGACCTTTGCCA from Motilibacter rhizosphaerae includes these protein-coding regions:
- a CDS encoding MucR family transcriptional regulator: MEPASGTAYGRLATADGGEAVLCHECGSPYRFLSSHVRQAHGLTADDYRERWGLNRTTPLASPALLAARANEGHRRYRLPAVREGLARGQALARSGELLQLSHEAQPAGSARAERRAQTLETTALTRRSTARSASRRLEATLTALGFDSFPAYWRQRYDVEGLSMLRIRAELGVGGETLTRLLETHQVATRRRPGGAGPARARWGRPAAR
- a CDS encoding tyrosine-type recombinase/integrase, with protein sequence MASATKRGSGYLGRYRGPDGKERSKTFDRKGDALRWAQEQERKVRNQDWADPALAKVTVGELCEHWLATLSVKPKTRLSYENLLTTAVLPTWGTVRVDRVTHSAVRAWVAGMTGARGLLLSASRRRQAYNLLASVLDAAVLDGRLTKNPARPADVRGRRANFLPKVEAPARKRYLTHEQVAALADAAGEYRPLMLVLAYCGLRWGEASALRVRHVDLLRKRLLVEEAVADIRGKLIYDTTKTRTSRRTVAVPPFLLADFERLMQDKGPNDLLFTSPQGSALRLPNWRKRVFDKAVIAAGLEGLTPHGLRHTAASLAVQSGANVKVVQAMLGHKDAAMTLNVYADLFDQDLDDVAARLDAAYRDRQQTRNVVRLTGTAGGA